The genomic DNA ATAATCTCCAACCACCCGTCCGTATGATGTTATCTCCAAATATTTTTGAGCTAAAACACTTCTTGAGTTTCAGCTTTTAGCTTCTTCGTTGCTTACTgaaaatttctctctttttctctctcagcATGGGGAATATTGTGTCTTGTCAATGTTCTGGTGATGCAGTGTTGGATCGTATCATTAGATATTTATGTGATAAAGGTTATATTCGAACCCTTAAGGAGAATCTCAGGGCTCTGGAGAGGGAAATGGAAGATCTCAGAGCAATAAAAGATGAGGTGCAGAACAAAGTAGCGAGAGAAGAGGCACGCCATCAACAAAGGCTAGAAGTTGTCCAGGTATGGCTTACCCGTGTCGATAGTATTGATATACAGTTCAAAGATGTGCTTAGTACTAAGCTCGTTCAGCTTCAAAAGTTGTGTTTCTGTGGTTTCTGTTCAAAAAATGTATGTTCGAGCTACAATTATGGGAAAAGCGTATTCTTGTTGCTGGAAGAGGTTAAGAAACTTAGATTGGAGGGTAATTTTGAAGTGGTATCTGAACCTACTCCGAGAGCTGTAGTAGAGGAGATGCCTACTCAGCGTACGTTTGGTCATGAAGAAATGCTGCAAAAGGCATGGAATCGCCTTATGGAAGATGGAGTTGGAATCATGGGTCTGCACGGTATGGGAGGTGTTGGCAAAACTACACTTTTCAAGAAAATACACAATAAGTTTGCTGAAATAGCTGGTACGTATGATGTTGTGATATGGATCGTGGTGTCTCAAGGCGCAACGATTTCAAAGCTTCAAGAAGATATTGCACAAAAGCTAGACCTCTGTGACGAAAtgtggaagaacaaaaaaaaaagtgataaggCTGCTGCTATATACACAgatttaaagaagaagagatttgtGTTGATGCTGGATGATATATGGGAGAAAGTGGATTTAGAAGCCATTGGTGTTCCCTTTCcgacagaagaaaataaatgcaAAGTAGCATTCACCACTCGTTCATTGAAAGTATGTGGGCAGATGAAGGATCATAAGCCAATGCAAGTCAACTGTTTGGGACCAGAGGATGCATGGGAGTTGTTTAAATACAATGTTGGAGACGACACGTTAAGAAGAGATCCTGTTATTGTCGAGTTAGCAAGAAGGGTTGCTGAAAAATGTCGTGGTCTGCCACTAGCCCTCTGTGTCATTGGTGAGACAATGGCATCTAAGACTACGGTACAAGAATGGGAGCATGCAATCGATGTTTTGACGAGATCCGCTGCAGAGTTTGATgacatggaaaataaaattcttcCAGTTCTGAAGTTCAGCTACGATAGCTTGGTGGATGAAAATATCAAGTCGTGTTTCCTGTATTGTGCTCTGTTTCCAGAAGATTTTAGGATAGATAAAGAAAAGTTAATAGAGTATTGGATATGCGAAGGATTCATCGGAGAAGACCAAGTTATAAAAAGTGCGATGAATAAGGGTTATGTGATACTTGGCACCCTTATTCGTGCAAATTTGTTAACAGAGATTAGTTCAAGAAGGGTTGTGATGCATGATGTGGTTCGTGAAATGGCTCTATGGATAGCATCAGATTATGGGGAACATAAAGAGAATTTTGTTGTGCGAGCAGGAGTCGGATTACATGAAGTACCACAAGTCAAGGATTGGGGAGCTGTGAGAAGGATGTCGTTAATGAAGAATGATATTAGAGAGATAACATGCAGTTCCAAGTGTTCTCAACTTACAACTCTGTTTCTCCAGCAGAATAGATTTCTGAAGAATCTCTCAGGTGAATTTATTCAGTCTATGCAAAACCTTGTTGTTTTGGATCTATCTTGCAATCGCAGATTCAGTGAACTTCCAGAGCAGATATCAGAGCTAGCCTCCTTGCGGTATCTTAACTTGTCGCAGACAAAGATGGAGCAACTGCCTGTTGGTTTACATGAGTTGTCGAGCCTAAGAATTTTGAAACTACGACATTCTTATGTTCATGGAGATGCAAGCTTAATAAAAGAGCTTCAGCTCTTGCAGGATCTACAAGTTCTAACCATAACGATATCTACTGAAATGGGTTTAGAGCAAATATTAGATGATCAAAGGTTGGCGAACTGCATCACAGATCTGATGATTAAGAATTTTCAACAAAAGCCATTCAATATATCAATACTAGTGAGTATGAACAATCTTTGTTCCCTTTGGGTGAAAAGGTGTCATGTTTCAGAGATTGATACATATTTGAAGTGCAAAGAAATTAGCAAGAAGGACTCGTCTAATTTACACAGTCCCTCAAATCTTTGCTTTACCAACCTCTCCAGCGTGAATATAATTTACTGTCATAGTATCAAGGATCTGACATGGCTGTTGTTCGCTCCAAATCTTGTCTCCCTACTCGTTAAAAATTCAGATAAAGTGGAagaaataataaacaaagagatagCAACCAATCTTACAGGTATTATTACTACACCGTTCCAGAAACTAGAATGCTTAGATTTACATCATTTGCCGAAGCTGAAGAGTATCTACTGGAGTCCTCTCCCCTTTCCATTTTTGAAGCACGTAACTGCATATAACTGTCCAAAGCTGAGAAAACTTCCCTTAAATGCTACAAGTGTCCCACGACTTGAGGGTCTCACAATAGAAATGCGTCCTCGAGAACATGGAAATGACCTTGAATGGGAGGACGAAAATACCAAAGATCGATTCTTGCCTTCATTAGATCGGGTAACCATTACTCTCATTCTCTTCTGCTAGAGttctaattttcttctttttcctagtgtttttattttattttcatgtttgcTCTATTTTAACATGAGATATGCACCATGCACAATTTTTAGACTGATATGATCCATATGCAAATTGGATCACATAATAGAATAGGTTGTGCCTTTCAATTTCAATGCGTTCCTCAAGTGTCACTAacattgtttcattttcttcttcttaagcgGCTGAACTTTTAGGTCTAAAGATCCATTACTCAGGAttgggatcttcttcttcttggagtgtgtgttgtgttgttcATTTGGATTGTATAATTGATTTTGCTTTGCATACTGATCTATCTGGAGTGTGTTGTTTGTTACGTTTTCCATTTTCATATTGTAATTTCTTTAACATTTTTGCATGCTTTATAGACCACCGTTTTACACAATCAACGTACAGTTTATATATGCTTTTAGGTAAAATCCAAGCTTCTATCTGTTGGTTTCTCTTTCATCTTGCAATGTGTTCGATTGGATGATAATAATATTAACAGGATCAAGAAGAAAAGTTTTGATTTGTCCTAAATCATGATGATCTTGTACTAAGATTCTACGATTCTCTAATGTCAATCTGTTGTAATTCTAGTTTTCAAGGGCTAAGTTAACTACTTTAGGTTTCATCAGCTTCTTCGGAATTAGAGATGCAAGACTTCTTCCTTTTGATTGTCTCCAATTTGGCAATTTCCATGGAACGCATCAAAGTTCGTAAgatcttcctcatcttcttcctttcgaTTCCGAACCACCAACAAGGCACCAACCAATCCTAGTAATGAGTCAGCTTCATGAGAAACTCTCTTTCCCCCGGTGCCTTTTTTACTTAAACCTGAAGCTGAAATTAATTAACTTTGGAACCCTCTGTTTCTCTTAAAGTGTCTTGGGCACACTTGCGACTTTTGTTCCGGTTCTGGTtatgtttctcttcttcagctTGGTTTATTCTTTTGCATTATGATTGAAAATTTGGCATGTGTTAAGTGGATTTTTATAAGgttgctaaattttttttaaaaaaattactaacacTAACACATGTGGGGTGTATTGAACTGAGgatttttagagattttggGGTATTCTTAAATCCCCCAAAATTAAGGTGTATTGAACTGAGGATTTTTAGAGATTGTGGGGTGTATTGAACTCTTTTTCAAAGCATTAGACCACACCTCCAACGGTGGTGCTTAAAAAAGTTGTTAAGGATTGTATTGATAAAAACAgattaattttaatgaaatgAGCTAAAGTTTTGTTATCGAAgcttgttttagattttttaaatacaCTAAGGATCGAGGATCTGTCAAGCTGTGATTGGCTgagggaaaacaaaatttatttgtgtttggttctctctctctcgtctatCTCTTTCGCTCTCACAGTACTATGAACGGCGAAAGGACTGGACTGGAGAATCTCTCTGTTTGGTTCAATAATGCTTAAATTGTTAgagaatctctctgtttttcttggtaaGAATTTCTCTGATTTCAATTGTAGAGATTCATGTATTAGGGTTAATTGATGTGAAGAAATTAGGGTTGAACAAATTGAAACTGATGTTAGGAAAATTAGGGTGCTATGATGTTAGAAGTTCGGGAGTTGGATCATTGGTAAGCAAAATAGTGTTTAGAATCTAAAAATCGTGTGAAACAAAACCTTTTTCCATACTTAAACCTTTTTCCACTTCCGGAAACTTCGACGACTTACCAGAAagactctttctcttcttcttcttctaccattGAGCATCATTCTGCTGATCAATTACCGAAGGACATGGGAATTGGAGATGACAAGGTTTTCATTCAAAActggttttctttttattttttcactatTGGCTTTAGTCTTTGGACCTAATGAATGATCTGTGGTCATAGGATACGGACGGTGTGATTATCAAGGGAAATGGGACTCAATCTGGACGAATTATCACCACCAAGAAGAAGGGTTTGAATGATCAAAGAGACAAGGTGACTTTTTCAGTTTTGCTTCTCTTCTGATCTCTATAGGCCGACCCATTTACTCATCAAGACATTTAAAATGTGATCTGATTGATGTTCATTACGTGTTTTGATGTTAGGTTAAGTGCTTAGAGACAGAAGAAAAAGTAGCAATCAAGAAAGTGTTACAGGACaagagatacaaaaaaaaaagggaacttCAGATCATGCGAATGCTCGAACACCCTAATGTCGTTTAGCTCAAGCGTTCTTTCTTCTCTACCACTGAGAAAGACGAGGTTTATTTTAACCTTGTTCTTTGAGTATGTACCCGAGACCATATACCGCGCTTCGAGATCTTACACCAAGATGAATCATCATATGTCTTTGATTTATATTCAGCTCTATACCCTATCAGGTAACACTTCTCCAAAATCCATTACTCTGAAAATTAGTTGTTAATAAAATCCGATTAAAGTTAGTTCACCTTCTTAAGATagtatattaatttattgtggaaatttgaaataattaaaatgacAAGTGACTATAATAATCCAAAGGAAGTGTTCAAACAttgagctttgtttttctttaaacataGTTGCATCTAATGAAAATGATTATGATCATCCCAACTGGGCGATAAGTCATTGAcctttgtatttatattttaaaacatagttGCATCTAAAATGATTCACTCTCTTACAATAACCCAAACTGGGCGATAAATCATTGacctttgtatttttataaagatagATGCATCTAAACTAAAACGTCCTTTGGAACAATCAGAAATTACAACGCAAAGTGGTCTGAAATATTCTCTCATCCTTCGTTATTGGTGAAATGATTTTCTCCTAAAACACTTCTTCAGCTTTTCATCAGCTTTAGCTTCGTTGTTGCTTGGTTGAAATATTACCTCTTTCTCTCAACATGGGGAATTTTGTGTGCATCGAAGTTTCTGGTGGTCAAACGGTGGATGGTATCATTAGATGCTTCTGTGGTAAAGGTTATATTCGAAACCTCAAGAAGAATCTCAAGGCTCTGGAGAGGGGAATGGAAGATCTCAGAGCTATTCAAGATGTGGTAAAGAATAAGGTAGCGATAGAGGAGACCCGGCATCAACAAAGGCGTAAAGAAAAGTTGATAGACTACTGGATATGCGAAGGATTCATCGGAGACTACCCTGTTACAAAAAGAGCTAGGAATAAGGGTTATACGATGCTCGGTACCCTTATCCGTGCAAACTTGTTGACGGAGTTAAGTGCAGAAATTGTTGTGATGCATGACGTGGTTCGTGAAATGGCTCTATGGATAGCATCCGATTTTGGGAAACAGAAAGAGAATTTTGTTGTGCGAGCAGGAGTCGGATTACATGAAGTACCAGAAGTGAAGGATTGGGGAGCTGTGAGAAGGATGTCATTAATGAAGAATGATATTAAGGAGATAACATGCAGCAGTTCTAAGTGTTCTGAACTTATAACTCTGTTCCTCCAGTATAATAGAAATCTGACGAATATCTCAGGTGAATTCCTTCAGTCTATGAAAAAGCTAGTTGTTTTGGATTTGTGGAATAATTACTTCTTGAGTGAACTTCCAGAGCAGATATCAGAGCTGGTCTCCTTGCAGTATCTTGACTTGTCATTTACAAGTATAGAGCAACTGCCTGATGGGTTCCTGGAGTTAAAAAAGCTATATCATCTGAATTTGACTTATACAGAGCGACTTTGTAGTCTGGGTGGGATATCAAAGCTGTTGAATCTAAGAATTTTGAAACTACTAGGTTCTAAAGTTCATGGAGATGTAAGCTTAGTGAAGGAGCTGCAGCTCTTGGAGCATCTACAAGTTCTAACCATGACGGTATCTACGAACTCGGGTTTGGAGCAAATATCAGATGATCAAAGGTTGGCCAACTGCATCACTGATTTGGGTATTGCCGGGTTTCTAGAAAAGCCATTCGATTTATCATCCTTGCCGAGTATGGAGAATCTTTATGAGCTCTTTGTGGACAGTTGTCATGTCGTGGAGATTTATACAGATATAAAATGTGGAGAACAAATTTCTACAGACGCGTCTCACTTACGCAATCCGAAAATTCCATGCTTTACCAACATCTCGCGACTGATTATAAGTAATTGCCATAGCGTGAAGGATCTGACTTGGCTATTGTTTGCTCCAAATCTTGTCGACCTGAGGATCTTCGATTCAAGAGGAGTGgaagaaattataaataaagagaaagaaaccaatCTTACAGGTATTACCCCATTTCTGAAGCTAGAACGCTTATATTTGTTGAAATTGACGAAGCTGGAGAGTATCTACTGGAGTTCTCTCCCCTTTCCGGTTTTGATTGACATAGCTTTAAGAGACTGTCCAAGGCTGAGAAAGCTTCCCTTAAATGCTAAAAGTGCCCCACGACTTGAGCGATTTGACATACTTATGGATCCTCATGAAAATGACATCGAATGGGAGGACGAGGATACAAAAAATCGTTTCTTGCCTTCAATCCGTCGGGTAAATCATTACTCGTCATTCTCCTCTGCTagagttacaatttttttttccctatttcTTTCTAGTATGttcattgtttcattttatttttcttccgaAGGGCTAAAAACCACATTACTCAGGATTGGGATTCCTCAGTTTCTGAAATCAGAA from Camelina sativa cultivar DH55 chromosome 7, Cs, whole genome shotgun sequence includes the following:
- the LOC104703709 gene encoding probable disease resistance protein At1g61190 isoform X4, with product MSFSSSVLSSLPLRKTRFILTLFFEYVPETIYRASRSYTKMNHHMSLIYIQLYTLSVSGGQTVDGIIRCFCGKGYIRNLKKNLKALERGMEDLRAIQDVVKNKVAIEETRHQQRRKEKLIDYWICEGFIGDYPVTKRARNKGYTMLGTLIRANLLTELSAEIVVMHDVVREMALWIASDFGKQKENFVVRAGVGLHEVPEVKDWGAVRRMSLMKNDIKEITCSSSKCSELITLFLQYNRNLTNISGEFLQSMKKLVVLDLWNNYFLSELPEQISELVSLQYLDLSFTSIEQLPDGFLELKKLYHLNLTYTERLCSLGGISKLLNLRILKLLGSKVHGDVSLVKELQLLEHLQVLTMTVSTNSGLEQISDDQRLANCITDLGIAGFLEKPFDLSSLPSMENLYELFVDSCHVVEIYTDIKCGEQISTDASHLRNPKIPCFTNISRLIISNCHSVKDLTWLLFAPNLVDLRIFDSRGVEEIINKEKETNLTGITPFLKLERLYLLKLTKLESIYWSSLPFPVLIDIALRDCPRLRKLPLNAKSAPRLERFDILMDPHENDIEWEDEDTKNRFLPSIRRG
- the LOC104703708 gene encoding probable disease resistance protein At1g61190 — protein: MGNIVSCQCSGDAVLDRIIRYLCDKGYIRTLKENLRALEREMEDLRAIKDEVQNKVAREEARHQQRLEVVQVWLTRVDSIDIQFKDVLSTKLVQLQKLCFCGFCSKNVCSSYNYGKSVFLLLEEVKKLRLEGNFEVVSEPTPRAVVEEMPTQRTFGHEEMLQKAWNRLMEDGVGIMGLHGMGGVGKTTLFKKIHNKFAEIAGTYDVVIWIVVSQGATISKLQEDIAQKLDLCDEMWKNKKKSDKAAAIYTDLKKKRFVLMLDDIWEKVDLEAIGVPFPTEENKCKVAFTTRSLKVCGQMKDHKPMQVNCLGPEDAWELFKYNVGDDTLRRDPVIVELARRVAEKCRGLPLALCVIGETMASKTTVQEWEHAIDVLTRSAAEFDDMENKILPVLKFSYDSLVDENIKSCFLYCALFPEDFRIDKEKLIEYWICEGFIGEDQVIKSAMNKGYVILGTLIRANLLTEISSRRVVMHDVVREMALWIASDYGEHKENFVVRAGVGLHEVPQVKDWGAVRRMSLMKNDIREITCSSKCSQLTTLFLQQNRFLKNLSGEFIQSMQNLVVLDLSCNRRFSELPEQISELASLRYLNLSQTKMEQLPVGLHELSSLRILKLRHSYVHGDASLIKELQLLQDLQVLTITISTEMGLEQILDDQRLANCITDLMIKNFQQKPFNISILVSMNNLCSLWVKRCHVSEIDTYLKCKEISKKDSSNLHSPSNLCFTNLSSVNIIYCHSIKDLTWLLFAPNLVSLLVKNSDKVEEIINKEIATNLTGIITTPFQKLECLDLHHLPKLKSIYWSPLPFPFLKHVTAYNCPKLRKLPLNATSVPRLEGLTIEMRPREHGNDLEWEDENTKDRFLPSLDRRLNF
- the LOC104703709 gene encoding probable disease resistance protein At1g61190 isoform X3, with amino-acid sequence MSFSSSVLSSLPLRKTRFILTLFFEYVPETIYRASRSYTKMNHHMSLIYIQLYTLSVSGGQTVDGIIRCFCGKGYIRNLKKNLKALERGMEDLRAIQDVVKNKVAIEETRHQQRRKEKLIDYWICEGFIGDYPVTKRARNKGYTMLGTLIRANLLTELSAEIVVMHDVVREMALWIASDFGKQKENFVVRAGVGLHEVPEVKDWGAVRRMSLMKNDIKEITCSSSKCSELITLFLQYNRNLTNISGEFLQSMKKLVVLDLWNNYFLSELPEQISELVSLQYLDLSFTSIEQLPDGFLELKKLYHLNLTYTERLCSLGGISKLLNLRILKLLGSKVHGDVSLVKELQLLEHLQVLTMTVSTNSGLEQISDDQRLANCITDLGIAGFLEKPFDLSSLPSMENLYELFVDSCHVVEIYTDIKCGEQISTDASHLRNPKIPCFTNISRLIISNCHSVKDLTWLLFAPNLVDLRIFDSRGVEEIINKEKETNLTGITPFLKLERLYLLKLTKLESIYWSSLPFPVLIDIALRDCPRLRKLPLNAKSAPRLERFDILMDPHENDIEWEDEDTKNRFLPSIRRFN
- the LOC104703709 gene encoding probable disease resistance protein At1g61190 isoform X1 translates to MSFSSSVLSSLPLRKTRFILTLFFEYVPETIYRASRSYTKMNHHMSLIYIQLYTLSVSGGQTVDGIIRCFCGKGYIRNLKKNLKALERGMEDLRAIQDVVKNKVAIEETRHQQRRKEKLIDYWICEGFIGDYPVTKRARNKGYTMLGTLIRANLLTELSAEIVVMHDVVREMALWIASDFGKQKENFVVRAGVGLHEVPEVKDWGAVRRMSLMKNDIKEITCSSSKCSELITLFLQYNRNLTNISGEFLQSMKKLVVLDLWNNYFLSELPEQISELVSLQYLDLSFTSIEQLPDGFLELKKLYHLNLTYTERLCSLGGISKLLNLRILKLLGSKVHGDVSLVKELQLLEHLQVLTMTVSTNSGLEQISDDQRLANCITDLGIAGFLEKPFDLSSLPSMENLYELFVDSCHVVEIYTDIKCGEQISTDASHLRNPKIPCFTNISRLIISNCHSVKDLTWLLFAPNLVDLRIFDSRGVEEIINKEKETNLTGITPFLKLERLYLLKLTKLESIYWSSLPFPVLIDIALRDCPRLRKLPLNAKSAPRLERFDILMDPHENDIEWEDEDTKNRFLPSIRRVNHYSSFSSARVTIFFSLFLSSMFIVSFYFSSEGLKTTLLRIGIPQFLKSESTLFFFFFLVHSLFLWCVCVVHLDCIIDFALHLDYICGVCCGPVVVHLDCGFHFPIVSDYIFYTINVQFMLLGKIQASICWFLFHLAVCSIV
- the LOC104703709 gene encoding probable disease resistance protein At1g61190 isoform X2, with translation MGNFVCIEVSGGQTVDGIIRCFCGKGYIRNLKKNLKALERGMEDLRAIQDVVKNKVAIEETRHQQRRKEKLIDYWICEGFIGDYPVTKRARNKGYTMLGTLIRANLLTELSAEIVVMHDVVREMALWIASDFGKQKENFVVRAGVGLHEVPEVKDWGAVRRMSLMKNDIKEITCSSSKCSELITLFLQYNRNLTNISGEFLQSMKKLVVLDLWNNYFLSELPEQISELVSLQYLDLSFTSIEQLPDGFLELKKLYHLNLTYTERLCSLGGISKLLNLRILKLLGSKVHGDVSLVKELQLLEHLQVLTMTVSTNSGLEQISDDQRLANCITDLGIAGFLEKPFDLSSLPSMENLYELFVDSCHVVEIYTDIKCGEQISTDASHLRNPKIPCFTNISRLIISNCHSVKDLTWLLFAPNLVDLRIFDSRGVEEIINKEKETNLTGITPFLKLERLYLLKLTKLESIYWSSLPFPVLIDIALRDCPRLRKLPLNAKSAPRLERFDILMDPHENDIEWEDEDTKNRFLPSIRRVNHYSSFSSARVTIFFSLFLSSMFIVSFYFSSEGLKTTLLRIGIPQFLKSESTLFFFFFLVHSLFLWCVCVVHLDCIIDFALHLDYICGVCCGPVVVHLDCGFHFPIVSDYIFYTINVQFMLLGKIQASICWFLFHLAVCSIV